CCCATGACTAGACATTGTCTCAACTCTAGGTCCTTGGTGTAAATGAACAAAAGCCACTTTTAGAGGTTCACATTCCAAGAGAAGCCAAATGATCCCCAACCTGATTTTACAAGACACCgtggaaaattattattatttttttttaatttttttttttttggatacgcgggcctttcactgttgtggcctctcccgttgcggagcacaggctccggacgcgcaggctcagcggccatggctcacgggcccagctgctccacggcatatggaatcttcccagaccggggcacgaacccgtgtcccctgcatcggcaggaggactctaagccactgcgccaccagggaagcacgagaaattatttttttttaatgatttcttccTGGGAAGACATAAACATTCCTGATAAAATACTTAAGTCAtcttaaaataaagtttaatggGATAATCTGTTGTTCTGGGACCAGGCACTCAACCAACAGCCCCTCAAGACACTAATGACATTGaaccaaacttttttttctttctaacaatGAAGGTCCAACCACCTGCTTTTCCTATAAAATGGCCCTGGGGCTATGTATTGGGGTCTCTTGTTGGGTTTCTCCTTCTCCAGGGAGAGAAGTCTGTGCTTCTCCCAGTGTGTCGCCCTCACCCTTTGAGTGTCTCCctgttctttgtttctctgtttttttaaaaaaataatttttattttatattggagtatagttgatttacaatgtggtattagtttcaggtgcacagcaaagggattcagttatacatatgcacacatccATTCCTTTTCAGGttcttctcccatataggtttttacaaaatattgagtagagttccctgtgctatgcagtagtaccttgttgtttatctatttgatatatagtagtatgtgtatgttaatcccaaactcctaatttatcccaccccacccccacctttcccctttggtaaccataaatttgtttttgaagtctgtaagtctgtctctgttttgtaaataagttcatcccacctttcccctttggtaaccataaatttgtttttgaagtctgtaagtctgtctctgttttgtaaataagttcatctgtaccattttttaagagtccacatataagtgatgtcatatgatatttgtctttctctgtctgacttccttcgcttagtatgataatctctaggtccatccatgttgctgcaaatggcattatttcattcttttttgtggctgagtaatattccattgtgtatatatacatcacatcttttttatctgtTCCTCcatcgatgaacatttaggttgcttccatgtcccggctactgtaaatagtgctgctgtgaacattggggtgcatgtatttttcaaattatagttttgtccagatatatgcccagtatttttagttttttaaggaacctccatgctgttctccttagtgactgtaccagtttacattcccaccagcctttaggagggttcccttttctccacactctctccagcattgtttgtagacttttgaatgatggccattctgactggtgtgaggtgattgtTCTTTGTTCCTCTGGGTCTTCCTGTCTTCTCCGTCTCTAAAGTCTCCCCATCGGTCCCCAGCCTGGTTCGGCTCCCACCCGCCCTCGGCCCCAGGCACTTGTGGCCCCTTTAAGGCGGGCCCCGCCCACGcccacgccccgccccgccctccgGGGTTCAGCCTTGGGTGCGTTCGGCTTCCGCTGGCACCGCTCAGTCTCCAGCCTCGGGCGCGATGGCGGGGACTGTACTGAGGGTCGCTGGGCGGCAGCTCAGTCAATACAGCGGGTCTGGAGCCCCCATCCTCCTACGGCAGGTTCGCAGTGGCTGGACCGGGGAGCGAGATTACTGGATCCTGGGTGGCGGCAGGGGCGGAACTCCTGGGTCCTTTAAATCCGGAGAGATACCTGGGCCCTGGCGCCTGGAAAGGGGTGTAGGGCTAGACTCTTGCGTCCTTTAAAGAGGAGTGATCTGGGTCCCAGATCTGGGACCCCGATCTGGGCTTCGGGCTGGACTCTTGCTTCCATTACAGAAGAGGATGACGGGGACCCAGGTTTGGGGATGGATGAAAGTTGGGACTCATTGGTTCCGACGGAGTAAGGTGCTGGGGCCCCAGACTCCTGACTCCGGGCAGGGGGATTCTGTCATGGCTGCTAACTTGGAAGGCGCTGTCACGTGGAACCTCTTAAGCCTCAGCATCCTGAACTGATAGAATTAAACAAATACCGCTTTCTTTGAAACCTTCAGCCGTTAAGAACCAGTCACCTCAAGATCTCAACATCATGATCTTAGTTTCAACACAATTGTTCCTAGTCCTCTTTTCATTGCTTTTGGTGCTGCCTGTTGAAGCAGTAGAAGCCAGAGATGCAATCGCTCTCGTTCTCAGTATTACAGGCATTTGTGCTTGTTTGGGGGTATGTGCACGAAGGAGAAATGGACAGATCTGACTTTGATGGACCTCCTGAATCAAACCTTGCCCTGAAAACCTTTGTGCTGTTGAGGTTCAGAACTGAGTTTTGGTGTCTGAAAGTTCCCAAGAAACAGTAAATAGGGTAGTTTCATAGTCTTGGTTTCCCTATAAATAGGAACAAATTGATGTACtatattaaatggaaaacaaaacgtTTTCTTCACAACAAATAATGCACTGAAAAATGCCGTCTGTAATTTGCATTTGCTAGTTAGAAAGAAGGTCAAAGAAGTGGGAAGGCTGAACTTTGCAAAAGTAATATTTCATAGTTTAAGAATTCTCAATAGGAAGAAGAAAACTCTTGCCCAGAATCCTAGGAAATTGCCACTGTTTAGTTATAATCACTGCCTTCTGCAACACTGAGGAgtcttttctccatattttttttttttttttttttttttttttttctgtacgcgggcctctcactgctgtggcctctcccgttgcggagcacaggctccggacacacaggctccgcggccatggctcgcgggcccagccgctccgcggcatgtgggatcctccgggatcggggcacgaacccatgtcccctgcatcggcaggcggactctcaaccactgcgccaccagggaagccctctccatatttttaatagatttttgttTCGTTATCTCCCAAGTTAATATTGTACCTAGATATTAAATACAGTTggtcaaaaattaaaacttatctCTTGGTGGGGGAAAAagtttagaaaatgtatttgttgTATCTAACgttgaaatggagaaaagatttaatgtaaaataatactttatattGACATTGAAATGGAGAAGAGATTTAATGtttaacaaaaacaagaaaatttttaTGTTAACGGGTAACATCTCCATGGTGAGAAGtactatattaaatataaacCCATTAAGTAAAAAAGAAGGGGGGGGCAGGGGCTTCTGCTTCTGGATCTTAGGAAGAGAATCGAGTTGAGGCCTGGACTCCTGGGTCCACAGTAAGGGGGGGTCTGAATCTGTGCTCTCACCTGTCCCCACCCTCTTTCCAGATGTTTGAGCCCAAGAGCTGCACCTACACTTACCTCCTGGGTGACAGAGAGTCCAGAGAGGCCATTCTGATCGACCCGGTTCTGGAGACAGCGCATCGGGATGCCCAGTTGGTCAAGGAACTGGGGCTACAGCTGCTGTATGCTGGTCTGTTTGGGGTCCGGGCTCCTGGGCCTGAGGGCGTGGGACTGTAGCGTGGAGTGGGAAGCTAGGCCCAggactcctgggtctgagggaggagggggctgggggctgggaatcCTGCGTCCTCTCTGTGCCCTCCTGGACCtggctctcctctctctcccagtGAATACCCACTGCCATGCGGACCACATTACCGGCTCCGGGCTGCTCCGTTCCCTACTCCCCGGCTGCCAGTCTGTCATCTCCCGCCTTAGTGGGGCCCAGGCTGACATGCACATTGAAGATGGAGACCCCATCCACTTTGGGCGCTTCGTGAGTTGGATGCTGGGTCCCCGAGAGGGTGGTGGCCTGGAGTTTTTGGACTAAAGGGAAGAGGGGCTTGGGGGCCTGGACTCCTGATTCCTGGGGTAGGAGGGGCCCCAGGCCTGGGCTCCTGATCCCTGAGTTTCTGTCTCAGGGAGAAGGGCGCCATAAACCCAGGTGAAAAACTGAGCCAAGAGGCTCTGGGCAGGTGTGTCTCTGGCCCCTCCCCTTAAGTCAACAACATCTATGGCGTTTCCTATAACCTAGGGGCAACTTCTTTGGCCTGGAGTCTCATAAAATTTGACTGGGAGCTGGAATTACAAGGTCATGGCTGAGGGAGAGACCCAGCCCTATCTTCCCAGATCCACTGTTGGAGGAAGGCACATGCAGTTGCCCAGAGCcgggactagggtgaggcaagaGAGGAATCCAGGGTGCAACATTTAAGGAGGCGCTCATTCTCAGGGTGGTGCAAAGGCAGGGCTGGCGCCTTCGAGTGGGCGCCTCCTTAAATGTTGCTCCGTATGGGAGCCTGCTTGCCTCaccctaaccccagccctgcTATTGCCTCACACAGGAATGGTCTGAAGGTGCCTacctcctctcctttctttgcCCCAAGCAGAATCAGCAGGTTTCTGGCCAGAAGTTCAACCCAGGGCAATACGATGGGTGAGGAGGGTGCTAAGGTTGCCCTCAGAGGGAGGGGAAACCGCTGGCAGGACTTTTTTCTGGTCAAAGTTGCTAAAGACTTAGAGAGTTTGGCTGGCTTTGGGGACAGAATGTCACTTGGACTTGGCCTCCAAGTGAGAGGGTTTTGCTAAACGAGGCCAGTTAAACTGAGTCAGATGGTTTGGGGAAATAAAGGCTGTGGGTGGGATCAGAGGGTTTAGCTCCACTGGTTACAGCCTCTTTATTTCAAGCCTTTTTCTGGAAGcaggtgaaaaagaaaatgcattgtaCATTTAGGTACACTGTACATAATAAGCAGGTGCTAACAAGCATTTCTTGGGTTGAGAAGCCTTAGAGGTGTTAGAAATGGTTGGAGTTTTGTGTCAAGAAGAGCCCTTTGTTAAACTGGATGAGTGATGTTTTCAGTGAATCAACATGGAAGGGCTTAGCTGTGGAAGTTTTAGCTTTAGTgtttgggttatttatttatttatttatttatttttaaatttatttatttatttttggctgcattgggtctttgggtcttcgttgctgcgcgtgggctttctcttgttgcgtcgagcgggggcttctcttgttgcggagcacaggctctaggtgcgtgggcttcagtagttgcagcacgtgggctcagtagttgtggctcgcgggctctagagcacaggcccagtaattgtggtgcacgggcttagctgctctgcagcatgtgggatcttcctggaccagggcttgaacccgtgtcccctgcattggcaggtggattcttaaccactgtgccaccagagaagtccctgcttggtttttttaaacagctttattggtaTAATTCACAAACCATCCAgctcacccatttaaagtgtacttaCTATTCAGTGACTTAGTATATTCAGATTTGTACATCCATCATCACAattcattttagaatattttcatcactccagaaagaaaccccacacccCTCAGGTGCCACCCCAGTGTGCCCCTCTTTCACTCTACTAACCACTAacctactctctgtctctatagatttgcctattctgtacATTGCATAGAAATATGGTATCATACTATATGTggtctttgtgactggcttttgcCACTgaccataatgttttcaaagttcatccatgttgtaacatgtatcagtgtttcatttctttttattgctgaataatactccgttgtatggatatatcacattttatttattcattcatcagtggatGGATGTTTGAATTGCTtccacttttggctattatgaattatgctactatgaatattcatgtgcacgtttttgtgtggatgtatgttttcatctctcttgggtatatacttaggatggaattactggatcatatgataactctatttaacaatttgaggaactgccacactGCTATCAAAAACTGTtatccagggggcttccctggtggcgcagtggttgagagtccgcctgccgatgcaggggacacgggttcgggccccggtctgggaggattccacatgccgtggagcggctgggcccgtgagccatggccactgagcctgcgtgtccggagcctgtgctccgcaacgggagaggccacaacagtgagaggcccgcgtaccgcaaaaaaaaaactaaaaaaaaaacctgttatcCAAAGCAGCGGCTATACCCTTTTATGTTCCCATAACCAGTTGTGTGAGGCTTCCAGTCCCTCTATATCCTTGTTACCACTAgttattatctgtctttatgATTGTTCagcattttgtttggttttcatcCGAGTTCTTTATAAACGTTTGGAGATGGGCACTATTTTTCCCTCTCATTTTCCTCCTCCCACTTAAAAAATTTGAATTGTAACATGCATATTATACAGTAAAAGGAGCACATATTGCACATGTACAGCTTGGTAAATTTTAACATATGTCTATACTTGAGTATTCACTGCCCAGATCCAGATCCAGAACATGCCCATAGCCCCAGAAGTCTTCCTTGTCCCTCTTCCTGGCCATTGACAGCCCCACCAAGGGACCTTTCTTCTGACTTATTTAATCATAGATTAGTTCTGCCTGTTCTGGACCTTATAAACAGAAACCAGTGTGTACTCTTATGTCTGCTTCTTTCACTCTACCTACTATTGTAGATAATTgtagttctttccttttttgctgtATAGCAGTGGTTGgccaactttttctgtaaaggaccagatggtaaatattttcagttttgcaggccatatggtccCTGTTGTAACTACTTAATTTTCCTGTTGGTGTGAAAGCATCTACAGACAATGCATGCATGAATAAGCATGGCTGGgctccagtaaaactttatttatggcccctgaaaatttaatttcaataattttcaTGTGGCATGAAATGTCATTCTTATAAAAGCAGATGGCAGGCCAAATATGGTGCACtgaccatagtttgccaacccctgacgTAGAGCATTTCACTGTGTGAATTGATGACAATTTATatccattctccttttttttttttttttttttttttttttttttttttttttttttttgcggtacgcgggcctctcactgttgtggcctctcccgttgcggagcacaggctccggatgcgcaggctcagcggccatggctcacgggcccagccactccgcagcatgtgggaccttcccggaccagggctcgaacccgtgtcccctgcattggcaggcggattcttaaccactgtgccaccaaggaagccccagacagctttttttttttttttttttttaagggtatacacttatttatttatttatttatttatttatttatttatttatcaagtgttgggtcttcctttctgtgcgagggctttctctagttgtggcaagtgggggccactcttcatcgcgatgtgcgggcctctcactatcgcggcctctcttgttgcggagcacgggctccagacgcgcaggctcagtagttgtggctcacgggcccagttgctccacggcatgtgggatcttcccagaccagggctcgaacccgtgtcccctgcattggcaggcagattctcaaccactgcgccaccagggaagccccccagacaGCTTTTTGAACTGGTTGTACATTTTATATTCACAGTGAGCCAAATTTGTATGGTTTCACTGTAGAATGGATTTACTGTTTTAATAAGCAATGATTGAGATTTGAACATTCTAGCTCCCGTAAGGGTTGGCGGATTCTGAAAGTTAATGTTGCCTGTTAAATATAGCGATATAGAGGGGGTGCTGCTCAAGGTACTAATCCCAGGTCCCCAGGATTCCTTAACCCTCTTAAAAATTATGGAGGGCCCTAAAAAGCTTTTGTTTACCTGGGTTCTATCAAGCAATATTTACTGTATtagttacatgtcaattatatctcaatttttaaaagaaatgggaaattccctggtgatccagtggttaggactctgtgctttcactgtggagggcctggtttcaatccctggtcagagaactaagatacTACAAGCTGCGCGgtgagctaaaaataaataaataaataaataaataaataagtatttagaTATGCAAAACGTATTTACTGTATCAGAAGTTGAAactgagactttttttaaaacacaaggatacacaaacacacattccaTCAGCTGTCAGAGCAATGACATCATCACAAGTCATGGAGCTTCTGGGAAAACTGCACTGAACTCTTGGAGAATGAGAATGAGAAAGGGCAAAAGACCTCTTCAcactattatgaaaatagttttgatctTGCAGACCCTCAGGATTCCCTCGACTACACCACTTGGAGAACCATTCTTTTTACAAAATTTTTGTCACATCTAGCAACATAGACAATAATTCTTAAATAGTTCTGAAATCCAGCCCATGTTCAAATTTCTCCAAGTGCTTAGGAATCATTTTTACAGCTGTTTATATGAACCAGGACCCCATCAAGGTTCACACATGGCATTTGGCTATTAGGTCTAtttagtctcttttaatctagaacagtTTCATACCCTTTCTGCCCCATAACATTGACTTTTGAAGCTCCCAGCCTGTTATCTTGCAGAATAGCCTACTTTCTGGATGTGTCTGGTTGTTTCCTCCTGGTGTTATTTAACTTGTTCTTTGAAAACTTCTCTTTGCTGTTAACTGAAGTAGATTGCAGATATTTCTGTAttggatgataataataataaataacttaataataGTTAACAAATACTGAGTGTTTTGTTTCTCACTTAGCATTGTAAGAAAGTGCATTTTCTCAGCATGTATCCCACAAAATTTTCAGAATCAAATATCACTTCCTGGCAGCAGGGAGAGGTGGGACCTGTGGCTAGTGTTGGGGTGTGTGCCCCAATTATGGAGGACACCCACTACATAATTCAAGTTGATTATTCATGCTTGGGAATGTAGTCTGTCCACTGTaaagcctttccttttttttttaattcgaagctgcaaatatacatttttgaaaaatcttccaaatgtTAAGGGTAAACAACAAATACAGACTTTTAATAACTACTGAGCAGTCCAAACAAAACATTGCTATGGCTGAACCTGGTTCTTGAGCCTCCACTGTGTCTTTTCTGACAAATATATCTCATTAAACCTTCCTAACCACATAGTGAGATCAGAacattttcaccattttacagagaaaggagtgcagagagggaaagtgacttgcccaaaagTTATACTGAAAAAGTGGCTGAGCAAGGAATTGAACCCAGGGGACCTGGTGGTTCCACTAGATCAgtgtttttagaattttaaaacattattatttttataatatagcaATTATTgtgttgggctttttttttttttttttttctttttggccgcatTACGCAgctcatgggatcttagttccctgaccagggatcgaacctgggcctatggcagtgagagcttggagtcctaaccactggaccgccagggaattccctgggcatttttttttttttttttttttgcggtatgcgggcctctcactgttgtggcctctcccgttgcggagcacaggctccggacgcgcaggcccagcggccatggctcacgggcccagccgctccgcggcatatgggatcctcccagaccggggcacgaacccgtatcccctgcatcggcaggcggactctcaaccactgcgccaccagggaggcccccctgggcatttttaaaatgctttacatacatgaaataatttaatctttataatagcCCTATGAAGAGGGGAcaattattatgcccattttacaaatgagcagagaagcccagagaggtgaagtaacttgcccaaggtcacacagctagtaatagCAGAGCCAAAATTAGAACCCATGTCACCCAGCTCCAGAGACTGCTCCTAACCACTAATCCATGTGCCCTCACCaagagagaaatattttacatCTGGATTCAGCACTGAAACCTCAGCTTCATGAAATACCACTTATCCTTCCTGTGTACCAGGCACACTGAGATTTCCCACTTTATCCCACTCCTCCCCACTCCACTCTTTATGTctagcccactttttttttttgctcatggTTACATCTGTGAGAgttatccatattgttgcataCAGTTATAGTTTGTTCATTCTcatcctgtgcctcagtttcctcatctatagaatggggCCAGGAGAGGTACTTACCTCATAAGGATGTGTGTGGCCCGAATGAGTTCAGTCATGTAAAGTGCCTAGAAGAGACTCTGGTACAGGAAAAAGGGTAATCAATGCCAGGCTTCTAAAGAGTAGGTAGATCGGACTGATGGGAGAAGAGGAAATTGCAGGGGCAAAGAGGTGTGGAGAAGTGTGCTATTTTCTGGAAATGACTC
This genomic window from Mesoplodon densirostris isolate mMesDen1 chromosome 19, mMesDen1 primary haplotype, whole genome shotgun sequence contains:
- the LOC132479922 gene encoding small integral membrane protein 30-like; protein product: MILVSTQLFLVLFSLLLVLPVEAVEARDAIALVLSITGICACLGVCARRRNGQI